AATGTCTTCAAACAGGGAGAAACTGTGTACCTGATCTTGAAGAATACCGGTAAATTCAAGCGGGGCCAGGATGGCCTGCACCATCTGGAAATTGATGTGCAAGTGAGGGAGGAAGAGGGCAAAATCCTGATCGATAAAAAAAGGCTTTTGGGTAAGCGGGGTCAGCTTCTCCTGGAAAAGGATATCGCTCAAGGTCCTTACGGCAATGTAGATATTGATCAGGATGCCCCACCGGGAGATTACAGTATTGGGGTGACTATTTATGATCTAGTCAGCTGCCAGAAGGCCTCTCGGAGTGCCAGGTTTCGTGTGATTGATCAAGAACCAACAATCTCATTCCTGCCTATTGGTTAAGATAAGGAGCCACCCTGGTGGGAGGATTCCCGCAACCACGATCGCAACCTGAATATGAGAGTTTTAGTTGTCGATGATGATGAGCTGACGATCGAGGCACTGAAAACCATCCTCAGTAGCCTAAACTACGTTGTAGAGTCTGCCACAGACGGGGAGGCGGGTTGGCAGTTGATTGAATCCTTCAACTATGACCTGATCCTGCTGGATGTAATGATTCCCCGCCTGGATGGGATCAGCCTTTGCCATCGACTCCGATCACAGGGCCATCAAATGCCAGTTCTGCTCCTCACAGGCCGCAATAGTGGCCACGAGAAGGCGATCGGGCTGGATGCGGGTGCCGATGATTATGTGGGCAAACCCTTCGATCCGGAAGAACTCGTTGCCCGGATTCGGGCCTTGCTGCGGCGTAGTAGCCTGACCAGTGGGCCTGTTCTGGAATGGGGCGATCTCTGTCTGGACCCCAGCACCTGTAAAGCAACCTATGGCACCCAGACCCTCTCCCTCACCCCCAAGGAGTATGCCCTGATGGAACTCTTCCTGCGGAACAATCGGCGGGTGTTTAGCTGTGGGGCAATTCTGGATCACCTCTGGTCGTTTGAAGAGACCCCTGGAGAGGAGGCTGTGCGCACCCATATCAAGGGGCTGCGACAAAAACTGAAGGCGGTGGGGGCAACGGCTGATCTGATTGAAACGGTGTACGGCATCGGGTATCGGCTCAAACCCCTGGAGTCCCTCTCGGCTTCCAGTGCTAAGACAGCAAAACCTGAAGCTCCGGGAGATGCTATTCAACAGCAGACCCTGGCTGCGATCGCGGGGGTCTGGGAGCAGTTCAAAGACCGCATCTATGCCCAGGTTGAAGTTTTGGGGCAGGCGGCGACAGCCCTGACCCAATGTAGCCTGACCCAGGAGTTGCAGCAGCAGGCCCAGCAGGAAGCCCATACCCTGGCAGGATGCCTGGGGACTTTTGGCTTTCCGGAAGCTTCCCAAGTGGCTCGGAAGATTGAGGACTCTCTCCAGGTCAATCAGACAGGAAACCCTGAGCAGGGCCTGCAGATGCAGGAATGGGTCGGCTGTTTGCGGCAGGCAATGACCCAGCAACCTGACGGATTGATGGTGGTAAAACCAACTACCCTGGTGAACCGCGATCGCCCACTGCTGCTGGTGATTGACTCTGACCATCGCACCGTCAACCTTTTGTTGCAGGAAGCCGACAATTGGGGACTGTGCGTGGAGGTTGTCAATGACCCTACCATGGCCAGAGCCGCGATCGCCCGGCAGCGGCCCGATGGAGCCTTGCTCGATCTGGCCATCTCCCCGGATAGTCTCAGCCTGTTAACCGAGCTGAATCGTCAGATTCCACCTGTTCCCGTGCTGGTCTTCACGGCCCAGAGTCATCTGGTGGATCGGTTAGAAGTCGTTCGTCGGCGGGGACAGGCTTTCCTGCAAAAACCGGCATCCCCAGAGCAACTTCTGCAGGCCGTGCTACAGATGCTGCGACAGGGAGATAACTGCACGGCCCACATTATGGTTGTGGATGATGACCCCCAGATTCTGGCCACCCTGCAACTTCTGCTGGAACCCTGGGGGTTGAAAGTGACCACCCTGGAGGATCCCAAATTGTTTTGGGAAGCCTTGGAGGCTGCTCCCCCCGATCTGTTGATTCTGGATGTAGTCATGCCCCACCTGAGTGGGATTGAACTCTGCCAGATCGTCCGCAACGATTCGCGCTGGAATAGCCTGCCCATCCTGTTTTTAACAGCCCATACAGACACGGCGATCGTGAATCAAGTCTTTGCTGCTGGAGCGGATGATTTTGTCAGCAAACCCTTTGCCGGACCAGAACTGGTGGCCCGGATTCTGGGTCGCCTGGAACGCACCCGATTTCTTCGTCGTCTGGCTGATACCGATCCCCTGACTGGGGTGTGGAATCGGCAAAAGTCCAGTCACTTACTGGAGCAATCCCTGAAGCTGGCAGAACAGCACCAGCAGCCTCTGTGTTTTGTGGTTCTAGATCTGGATCATTTGCGTCAAATTAACGATCGCTATGGTCATGGGACTGGGGATGCGGTTTTGCATCAGCTGGGTAAACTGCTGCAACGCTCTTTCCGGGACGAAGATGTGGTCGCCCGTTGGGGAGGAGAAGAATTTATCATTGGGATCTTTGGCCTGAATCGGCAAGATGGCCTGCAACGCTTACTGCAGGTACTAACTGCTTTCCATCGGGAAGAATTTTCGGCCCCCGGTGCTCCCAATGATGCCCTGCAGGAATGTATCAGATTCCGGGCTACTTTCACTGCTGGTGTGGCCCAGTATCCCGAAGATGGTACCGATCTGCGCACCCTTTACCGGGCAGCAGATGCTGCCCTCTGTCGGGCGATAGCGGAGACCAGAGGCAGCGATCGTCTGAGTAAGCACATTGCCCTAGCAAGAAGCGCTGATGCGGATCTGCCTGAAGCCCACCCGACTCCCCTCCGAAAACGATCGTCTGCCTGAAGCCTGCAGTTCCATGAATCATCCCATGCCTGAAAATGAAGCGGCCCGTCTGGCAGTTCTTAACCAGTATCGGATTCTAGATACAGAGCCCGAACCTGTGTTTGATAACCTGGCTCGCCTGGTTGCCGAAGTCTGTGAAGCCAGGATCGGACTGCTTGGGTTTCAGGATGGCCAGCGACTGTGGTGCAAAGCCAGCCTGGGAACTTCCACCCTGGAAGTTCCGCTCACCTCCCCTTTCTGGGTCTATACCCTGGCCCAGGCTGATGTGGTGGTGATTCCCGATGTGCTCGCAGATGAACGGTTCCAGCCCCACTCCCTCAGTTGGCTGGATAGCCACCTCCGATTCTATGCTGGGGTACCCATCACAGTCGCAGGACATCCCCTCGGTCTCCTTTGTGCCCTGGATCAGGCCCCCCATGATCTCCAGCCCCATCAGGTGCAGACCTTGCGTAATCTGGCCCACCAAGTGGCGTTAGAGCTGGATCTGAGGCGTCAATTGCAGGATCTGGTCACCGCAACCACTGCAGGGCGGCAGGTGGAGGAGGCGCTCCGCAAAACCAAGGATGAGACAGAACTTCGGGTGGCAGAACGCACAGCAGAATTAGTCACTGTCAATCGCCGCCTCCAACTGGAGTTGGATGAACGCAAACGGGTGGAAGCCGCCCTGAGAGAATCCCAGGCCCGGTTCGCTGGCATTTTAGAAATTGCGGATGACGCCATTATTTCGGTCGATCGGGCTCAGTGCATCACTCTCTTTAATCGGGGAGCAGAGCGCATCTTTGGGTTCGCTGCGACTGAAGTGCTGGGCCAACCCCTCGACTGCTTATTACCCCCACGTTATGTGCAATCCCATCAACGCCACGTGGCGGAGTTTTCCCATGCCCCCCATCAGGCTCGCCGCATGGGGGAACGGCGGGAAATTTTTGGACGGCGCAAAGATGGCTCTGAGTTCCCGGCAGATGCCTCCATCTCTCGCCTGGACCTGGGTGGTGACCAGATCTTTACAGTGATTCTGCGGGACGTTACCCAACGGAAAGCTGCAGAAGCAGCGATGGAACAACTCAGTCGTCAAAATGAACTACTGCTGAATTCTGTGGGTGAGGGACTTTGCGGCTTGGATCTAGAGGGTCAGATTACCTTTGTGAACCCTGCTGCCGCCAAATTTCTCGACTACGAAATCGATGAATTGATCGGTCGATCGATCTCCATCTTGTTGCCCACCGACCAAACCCAGGATGCCATGGCCCTGGAAGCTTTACCGATTTACACCTCCCTGCGAGCTGGAACCCGACACCAGGCCACCAATGAGCGCTTTCGTCGCCAGGATGGCTCCACGTTTTCGGTGGAATATGTGAGTACCCCAATTCGCACCCAGGACACCATTGTCGGAGCTGTCATCAGCTTTAAGGACATCACAGAACGCCAGATTGTGGAACGGATGAAAGATGAATTTATCTCCGTGGTCAGCCATGAACTGCGGACGCCGCTAACCTCTATCCATGGCTCCCTGGGCATGTT
This portion of the Leptolyngbya sp. 'hensonii' genome encodes:
- a CDS encoding response regulator, encoding MRVLVVDDDELTIEALKTILSSLNYVVESATDGEAGWQLIESFNYDLILLDVMIPRLDGISLCHRLRSQGHQMPVLLLTGRNSGHEKAIGLDAGADDYVGKPFDPEELVARIRALLRRSSLTSGPVLEWGDLCLDPSTCKATYGTQTLSLTPKEYALMELFLRNNRRVFSCGAILDHLWSFEETPGEEAVRTHIKGLRQKLKAVGATADLIETVYGIGYRLKPLESLSASSAKTAKPEAPGDAIQQQTLAAIAGVWEQFKDRIYAQVEVLGQAATALTQCSLTQELQQQAQQEAHTLAGCLGTFGFPEASQVARKIEDSLQVNQTGNPEQGLQMQEWVGCLRQAMTQQPDGLMVVKPTTLVNRDRPLLLVIDSDHRTVNLLLQEADNWGLCVEVVNDPTMARAAIARQRPDGALLDLAISPDSLSLLTELNRQIPPVPVLVFTAQSHLVDRLEVVRRRGQAFLQKPASPEQLLQAVLQMLRQGDNCTAHIMVVDDDPQILATLQLLLEPWGLKVTTLEDPKLFWEALEAAPPDLLILDVVMPHLSGIELCQIVRNDSRWNSLPILFLTAHTDTAIVNQVFAAGADDFVSKPFAGPELVARILGRLERTRFLRRLADTDPLTGVWNRQKSSHLLEQSLKLAEQHQQPLCFVVLDLDHLRQINDRYGHGTGDAVLHQLGKLLQRSFRDEDVVARWGGEEFIIGIFGLNRQDGLQRLLQVLTAFHREEFSAPGAPNDALQECIRFRATFTAGVAQYPEDGTDLRTLYRAADAALCRAIAETRGSDRLSKHIALARSADADLPEAHPTPLRKRSSA
- a CDS encoding PAS domain S-box protein, with translation MRICLKPTRLPSENDRLPEACSSMNHPMPENEAARLAVLNQYRILDTEPEPVFDNLARLVAEVCEARIGLLGFQDGQRLWCKASLGTSTLEVPLTSPFWVYTLAQADVVVIPDVLADERFQPHSLSWLDSHLRFYAGVPITVAGHPLGLLCALDQAPHDLQPHQVQTLRNLAHQVALELDLRRQLQDLVTATTAGRQVEEALRKTKDETELRVAERTAELVTVNRRLQLELDERKRVEAALRESQARFAGILEIADDAIISVDRAQCITLFNRGAERIFGFAATEVLGQPLDCLLPPRYVQSHQRHVAEFSHAPHQARRMGERREIFGRRKDGSEFPADASISRLDLGGDQIFTVILRDVTQRKAAEAAMEQLSRQNELLLNSVGEGLCGLDLEGQITFVNPAAAKFLDYEIDELIGRSISILLPTDQTQDAMALEALPIYTSLRAGTRHQATNERFRRQDGSTFSVEYVSTPIRTQDTIVGAVISFKDITERQIVERMKDEFISVVSHELRTPLTSIHGSLGMLASGLLQAQPEISQRLLQIAVDSTDRLVRLINDILDIERMESGKVTLEKQKCDTADLITRAIDTMKPMADKTNITLSVSATSITLWADSDRIIQTLTNLLSNAIKFSPQGSTVWLQVSWSMAQGMDTRGGEPSHVLFTVKDQGRGIPADKLETVFERFQQVDASDSRNQEGTGLGLAICRSIIEQHGGQIWVESTLRQGSTFFFTLPAGEEVTHDGKTHPGCG